One stretch of bacterium DNA includes these proteins:
- a CDS encoding transporter substrate-binding domain-containing protein, whose amino-acid sequence MNPNSRSPLRRIARLPVVLLALLLVVLGCNGAGSILGTDAANREALHDIIDRGTLRVGTSGTQPPLTMKNQRGDLIGLDIELAQALADAMQVDLELVETPFAELLPNLEAGRIDLVISSLTITPARNARVAFAGPYMISGSSLLSRADLVDSLADASAMNAAERSWAALRGSTGEALILDLFPLATYIPLEDAGAAVAQISSGEIDGLFADVPFVQFQLARHPGLGLASLPAPFTTEPLGVALPPNSPLFANLVQNYLNTLEYTGELMQLKMHWMSAGDWLSEMP is encoded by the coding sequence ATGAACCCGAACTCCCGATCGCCGTTGCGACGGATCGCACGACTGCCCGTCGTGCTCCTCGCCCTTCTCCTCGTCGTGCTCGGCTGCAATGGGGCGGGTTCGATCCTCGGGACCGACGCCGCGAACCGCGAGGCCCTGCACGACATCATCGATCGAGGCACGCTTCGCGTCGGCACGTCGGGAACCCAGCCCCCGCTCACGATGAAGAACCAACGGGGGGATCTGATCGGGCTCGACATCGAGCTCGCCCAGGCCCTCGCCGACGCGATGCAGGTCGACCTCGAGCTGGTGGAGACGCCCTTCGCCGAGCTGCTCCCGAACCTCGAAGCAGGTCGGATCGACCTCGTGATCTCGAGCCTGACGATCACGCCGGCCCGCAACGCCCGCGTCGCGTTCGCGGGGCCGTACATGATCTCGGGCTCTTCGCTCCTCTCTCGCGCCGACCTCGTCGACTCCCTGGCAGATGCTTCGGCGATGAACGCCGCGGAGAGAAGCTGGGCGGCGCTCCGAGGCTCGACCGGCGAGGCGCTGATCCTCGATCTCTTTCCCCTCGCCACCTACATACCGCTCGAGGACGCGGGGGCGGCGGTCGCGCAGATCAGCTCGGGAGAGATCGACGGTCTCTTCGCCGACGTCCCCTTCGTGCAGTTCCAGCTCGCCCGACATCCGGGGCTCGGACTGGCGTCCCTGCCGGCCCCGTTCACGACCGAGCCACTCGGGGTGGCGCTCCCTCCGAATTCGCCGCTCTTCGCGAACCTCGTCCAGAACTACCTCAACACGCTCGAGTACACGGGCGAGCTGATGCAGCTGAAGATGCACTGGATGAGCGCGGGCGACTGGCTCTCGGAGATGCCGTGA
- a CDS encoding M48 family metalloprotease — translation MRSSRRSTRLVGVVLVALLLACFGCASSGSRNKEAADERAKERRRTVIMTTQDNVRVGREGAEQVAAQIGTLDDPELVAYVERIGKKLLRGLPYRDFAYKFAIVDQMEPNAFALPGGYVFVSRGLLALANTEDELANVIGHEIIHAARRHSQQQQAVARSLPKLSMPWTRAKTLAAYGRDMEREADELGQRLAAAAGYDPMGMSTFMRRLDQRERLLIGAPRNPTFYDTHPGSRERASMNAMRSRELRWSPDPSLGDTRKRLLDRIDGMVIGERPETGVFIGDYFLHPGLDFQMRFPPGWSTQNTAQAVGAQSPRRDAVVFLTSDLPKGDLVEIADDFVEELSQDVSIEVRQKNKVRLGEIEGIRYSIHAGPVGGKVEALVTFFPFAESTWRIVGASPVAAGNRYAPPILLSTRSFGPLDPARRAEIRTNRLRIELARSGEDVTTFGARTGTLWSPAETALINGLLGHEIYEGGERMKILRREVDGTQ, via the coding sequence GTGAGGTCTTCTCGCAGGTCGACTCGCCTCGTCGGTGTCGTGCTCGTCGCGCTTCTGCTGGCGTGCTTCGGTTGCGCGTCGTCGGGCTCGCGGAACAAGGAAGCCGCCGACGAGCGCGCCAAGGAACGTCGGCGGACGGTGATCATGACGACCCAGGACAACGTCCGGGTCGGCCGCGAAGGGGCGGAGCAGGTCGCCGCGCAGATCGGCACGCTCGACGACCCGGAGCTCGTCGCCTACGTCGAGCGGATCGGCAAGAAGCTCCTGCGTGGCCTGCCGTACCGAGACTTCGCCTACAAGTTCGCGATCGTGGACCAGATGGAGCCGAACGCCTTCGCGCTCCCCGGCGGCTACGTCTTCGTCTCGCGTGGTCTCCTCGCTCTCGCGAACACCGAGGACGAGCTCGCCAACGTCATCGGGCACGAGATCATCCACGCGGCGCGCCGGCATTCGCAACAGCAGCAGGCCGTGGCCAGGAGCCTGCCGAAACTCTCGATGCCCTGGACGCGGGCGAAAACGCTCGCGGCCTACGGGCGCGACATGGAGCGGGAGGCGGACGAGCTGGGTCAGCGCCTCGCCGCGGCGGCGGGCTACGACCCGATGGGCATGTCCACGTTCATGCGCCGCCTCGACCAGCGGGAGCGGCTGCTGATCGGGGCACCGCGCAACCCCACCTTCTACGACACCCATCCCGGTTCCCGCGAGCGTGCCTCGATGAACGCGATGCGTTCCCGGGAGCTTCGTTGGTCACCGGACCCGTCCCTCGGCGACACCCGCAAACGGCTGCTCGACCGGATCGACGGAATGGTGATCGGGGAGCGCCCGGAGACCGGCGTCTTCATCGGCGACTACTTCCTGCACCCGGGGCTCGACTTCCAGATGCGCTTCCCGCCCGGATGGTCGACCCAGAACACGGCCCAGGCCGTCGGTGCGCAGTCTCCACGCCGCGACGCGGTCGTGTTTCTCACCTCGGACCTGCCCAAGGGCGACCTGGTCGAGATCGCGGACGACTTCGTGGAAGAGCTCTCCCAGGATGTCTCCATCGAGGTGCGGCAGAAGAACAAGGTCCGCCTCGGGGAGATCGAGGGCATCCGCTACTCGATCCACGCGGGTCCCGTCGGCGGCAAGGTCGAAGCGCTCGTGACGTTCTTCCCCTTCGCGGAGTCGACGTGGCGGATCGTCGGCGCGAGCCCGGTCGCGGCGGGCAATCGCTATGCGCCGCCGATCCTGCTGTCTACGCGCAGCTTCGGGCCTCTCGATCCCGCCCGACGGGCCGAGATCCGCACGAACCGCCTCCGGATCGAGCTCGCGCGGAGCGGCGAAGACGTCACGACCTTCGGCGCGCGGACCGGGACGCTCTGGTCTCCCGCCGAGACGGCGCTGATCAACGGGCTCCTCGGTCACGAGATCTACGAGGGTGGCGAGCGGATGAAGATCCTTCGGCGCGAAGTGGACGGCACGCAGTAG